Below is a window of Jonesiaceae bacterium BS-20 DNA.
CGTTTTGCTCACAACGTAAACTCCCGCCGGTTCATTCGCAAAGTTTTCGCGTCCCGGGCACAATGGTGCCATGGCTTCTTCACGTCGCTCGAGCAAGCGCCCCTACAACGATCCGCATCCGGAACTCAATATGGACCGGATTTTTGGAGGACGCCGCACGATTGAGCGCGCCGGGGAAGACTGGACGGTTCAGAAAATCAAGTCCAGTGACAAGATTTACAGGTGTCCGGGATGCAATCACGATATTCCGGCGGGCGTTTCCCATGTCGTTGCGTGGGCAAATGACTCGCTCTTTGGGCGCGAAGCCGCGCTGTCTGCGCGCCGTCACTGGCACGTTCGTTGTTGGCAAACTCAGGAGTGATAATGGCAAAGAAGCTGCACGTTCACGAGTACCAGCCGGGGCAGGCTGATGGTCCCACGTTGGTGTTGCTACACGGGTTCCCGGTGGACCACCGGATGTTTGACCGGATGGCCACCTACTTGACGCCGCGTGCGCGGGTGCTCGGGGTTGATCTGCCAGGGCTCGGCGAATCGCGCAAGTTCTTGCCCGACAACGCCAGCATGCGGGCTAGTGCGCGCGCCGTTATGGAGAGCTTGGAGATTCCTGCCGCAAGCCCGTTGATCGTGGCGGGGCTTTCGATGGGCGGCTACGTGGCCCAAGCGATTGCTGCGGAGTTTGGCGACCGCCTAGCCGGATTGATCTTGCTTGACACTCGCATGACCGCCGATGCCCCAGCGGCCCGGGAGAATCGCCTCAAGGTGGCAGCAAC
It encodes the following:
- a CDS encoding alpha/beta hydrolase: MAKKLHVHEYQPGQADGPTLVLLHGFPVDHRMFDRMATYLTPRARVLGVDLPGLGESRKFLPDNASMRASARAVMESLEIPAASPLIVAGLSMGGYVAQAIAAEFGDRLAGLILLDTRMTADAPAARENRLKVAATALEQGSSEIVAGMALATLGAESRGNRPELVEFMQDLIADQTGAGVAWSQRAMADRVDQTTTISNFPGEMLVIAGDQDEISPPDVMAEIARAARHGLFEIVADAGHMTPVEQPAAVAHLINTYLDRVAPSSA